A single window of Cellulomonas sp. NTE-D12 DNA harbors:
- a CDS encoding O-antigen ligase family protein, producing the protein MNRTARGADLSTPFEPTPDVVDLGARRPDAASLLRLWAVLLLVLPAKLVLAPLGSAGSPAQVLGMAGAFWWAASHFLARLPQVRTRRPVQLAMGVFWFATLVSYIVAVTRPIEGVELSAADRGMLVVLSWAGILLVAGDGITTRERLDDVLRVVVAGTAVGALVGLLQFTTGTAFVDRIVIPGLTQNSAVTGVFARNGFSRAAGTSTHPIEFGVLLTMVLPLALHLALNDRRRGPVRRWFPVVAIGAAIPVTLSRSAILGLALVLVVVLPTWPKERRRWAYVALVGGFGAVYVAVPGLLGTMTRLFTGISSDNSALSRVDSYGIALRYVGLDPLFGRGFGTFLPRYHILDNQYLGTVVETGLVGLATFLALLVTAAVVAVRMGRRLPSVADRSLAVSLVAGLASAAAAAATFDALGFPQVAGCLFLFLGLVAALSRLTTQAGARPDPAAVAAAPRPGAGDLPGPLPAGRT; encoded by the coding sequence ATGAACCGCACGGCGCGCGGCGCTGACCTCTCGACGCCGTTCGAGCCCACGCCGGACGTGGTCGACCTCGGCGCCCGCCGCCCGGACGCCGCGAGCCTCCTGCGGCTGTGGGCGGTGCTGCTGCTCGTGCTGCCCGCCAAGCTGGTGCTCGCGCCGCTGGGCTCCGCCGGCAGCCCGGCGCAGGTGCTCGGGATGGCCGGTGCCTTCTGGTGGGCGGCGAGCCACTTCCTCGCCCGCCTGCCGCAGGTCCGCACCCGGCGGCCCGTCCAGCTCGCGATGGGCGTGTTCTGGTTCGCGACCTTGGTGTCGTACATCGTCGCCGTGACGCGACCGATCGAGGGGGTCGAGCTGAGCGCCGCGGACCGCGGCATGCTCGTCGTCCTGTCGTGGGCGGGGATCCTGCTGGTCGCCGGCGACGGCATCACCACCAGGGAGCGGCTCGACGACGTGCTCCGGGTGGTCGTCGCCGGTACGGCGGTCGGTGCACTGGTGGGCCTGCTCCAGTTCACCACCGGCACGGCCTTCGTCGACCGGATCGTCATCCCCGGCCTCACGCAGAACAGCGCCGTGACGGGGGTGTTCGCGCGGAACGGCTTCTCCCGCGCGGCGGGCACCTCGACGCACCCGATCGAGTTCGGCGTCCTCCTGACGATGGTGCTGCCGCTGGCCCTGCACCTGGCCCTGAACGACCGGCGGCGCGGACCGGTCCGTCGCTGGTTCCCCGTCGTCGCCATCGGTGCGGCGATCCCCGTCACCCTCTCGCGCTCCGCCATCCTCGGGCTGGCCCTCGTCCTGGTCGTGGTGCTGCCGACGTGGCCCAAGGAGCGGCGTCGCTGGGCCTACGTGGCGCTGGTCGGCGGCTTCGGTGCCGTCTACGTCGCGGTGCCGGGCCTGCTCGGCACGATGACGCGGCTGTTCACCGGCATCTCCTCGGACAACAGCGCCCTGTCGCGGGTGGACTCCTACGGGATCGCGCTGCGCTACGTGGGCCTCGACCCGCTGTTCGGACGGGGCTTCGGCACCTTCCTGCCGCGGTACCACATCCTCGACAACCAGTACCTCGGCACGGTCGTCGAGACCGGACTGGTGGGCCTGGCCACGTTCCTGGCCCTGCTGGTCACCGCGGCCGTGGTCGCGGTGCGGATGGGCCGGCGCCTCCCGTCGGTGGCCGATCGCAGCCTGGCCGTCAGCCTCGTGGCAGGCCTGGCCTCCGCCGCCGCGGCCGCCGCGACGTTCGACGCGCTGGGCTTCCCGCAGGTCGCGGGCTGCCTCTTCCTGTTCCTCGGTCTGGTGGCGGCGCTGTCGCGACTGACCACGCAGGCCGGCGCACGTCCGGACCCGGCGGCGGTCGCTGCTGCACCGAGGCCGGGCGCGGGTGATCTTCCCGGACCCCTCCCGGCCGGCCGGACCTGA